The Parashewanella tropica genome window below encodes:
- a CDS encoding GspE/PulE family protein, translating into MKPKLKKRLGDLLVENCIISEPQLMQALAEQRTSGKKLGRTLIDLSFISEDQLLAFLSQQLNIPYLDISRRPIPEEVVNLIPEVQARRYRALAIEANEDTVKIAMSDPADLQALDSLEDLLAPKHISLVVVPEQQLITAFDNLYRRTHEIAQMAGELEQEYASDDVFDLASLGQDDTNSEATVVKLLQSIFEDAVQMRASDIHIEPGNGKLYIRQRIDGQLSETVLKEANIANALVLRLKLMAGLDISEKRIPQDGRFHIEVRKHKIDVRMSTMPIYHGESVVMRLLDQSAGLLTLDETGMPPHILKKVRQQIKRPHGMLLVTGPTGSGKTTTLYGVLSELNTAERKIITVEDPVEYQLPRINQVQVNHKIGLDFSSVLRTTLRQDPDIIMVGEMRDKETVEIGLRGALTGHFVLSTLHTNDAITSAMRLLDMGAAGYLVASALRVVIAQRLVRRVCQNCAIDYKLIDSEKLWLSSISNRDISQANLKVGSGCQTCNGTGYRGRIGVFEMLELDEHLMSVMRTGDIQAFANAAEQKKDFIPLSQAAIDYFLQGMTTIEEVAKLVETVAESPQDLNESAELNVGAEI; encoded by the coding sequence ATGAAGCCAAAATTAAAAAAGCGTCTCGGTGACTTACTGGTCGAAAACTGCATTATTTCAGAGCCTCAACTCATGCAGGCGTTGGCTGAGCAGCGAACCAGCGGAAAAAAACTAGGCCGAACTCTGATCGATCTTAGCTTTATTTCAGAAGATCAATTACTGGCGTTTTTATCGCAACAGCTGAATATTCCTTATCTAGATATCAGTCGCCGCCCCATTCCAGAAGAAGTGGTTAACCTGATCCCTGAAGTACAGGCGCGTCGGTATCGTGCTTTAGCTATCGAAGCTAATGAAGATACGGTAAAAATTGCCATGAGCGATCCCGCCGATCTGCAAGCATTAGATAGCCTAGAAGATTTATTAGCGCCTAAGCATATTTCTTTAGTGGTAGTGCCTGAGCAGCAGCTGATTACCGCGTTTGACAACTTGTATCGCCGTACGCATGAAATCGCCCAAATGGCGGGTGAGTTAGAGCAAGAATACGCATCCGATGACGTGTTTGATCTAGCTTCGCTTGGTCAGGATGACACCAACAGTGAAGCAACGGTCGTTAAACTACTGCAATCGATTTTTGAAGATGCCGTACAAATGCGAGCGTCGGATATTCATATCGAGCCGGGCAACGGTAAGCTTTATATCCGTCAGCGTATTGATGGGCAGTTGTCAGAAACGGTATTAAAAGAAGCCAATATTGCCAATGCTTTGGTATTAAGACTTAAGCTGATGGCAGGCTTGGATATTTCTGAAAAACGTATCCCACAAGACGGTCGTTTTCATATCGAAGTTCGCAAACATAAAATTGATGTGCGTATGTCAACCATGCCGATTTATCATGGTGAATCGGTAGTGATGCGTTTGTTGGATCAGTCTGCTGGGTTGTTAACGCTAGATGAAACGGGGATGCCTCCACACATCCTTAAAAAAGTTCGCCAGCAAATTAAACGTCCTCACGGCATGTTATTGGTTACAGGACCAACAGGTAGTGGTAAAACGACCACGCTTTATGGCGTATTAAGCGAGCTTAATACCGCAGAGCGAAAAATCATCACCGTTGAAGATCCTGTGGAATATCAATTACCACGCATCAACCAAGTGCAAGTTAATCATAAGATTGGTTTAGATTTCTCAAGTGTGCTTCGTACCACTTTACGTCAAGACCCCGATATCATCATGGTGGGTGAGATGCGTGATAAAGAAACCGTAGAAATTGGTTTACGAGGCGCACTCACAGGTCACTTTGTATTATCGACCTTACACACCAATGATGCGATCACCAGTGCCATGCGACTCCTCGATATGGGCGCGGCGGGATATTTGGTTGCCAGTGCATTAAGAGTGGTGATTGCTCAGCGATTAGTTCGCCGAGTTTGTCAAAATTGTGCGATTGATTACAAGCTTATCGACTCTGAAAAATTGTGGCTATCTTCCATCAGTAACCGTGATATTTCCCAAGCCAATTTGAAAGTCGGTAGTGGCTGCCAAACCTGTAATGGCACGGGATATCGTGGTCGAATTGGTGTATTCGAAATGTTGGAACTCGATGAGCATCTCATGTCGGTGATGCGTACTGGGGATATTCAAGCCTTTGCCAATGCGGCTGAGCAAAAGAAAGACTTTATTCCGTTGTCACAAGCTGCGATTGATTACTTCTTACAAGGCATGACGACGATTGAAGAAGTCGCCAAACTCGTAGAAACCGTTGCCGAATCACCACAAGACTTGAATGAATCTGCTGAACTGAATGTAGGCGCTGAAATTTAA
- the mshL gene encoding pilus (MSHA type) biogenesis protein MshL yields the protein MKANAYLITLLSLVLVACQTTQRTQPRIAKAELSQAISAQNNQQKPLSPPPALPTEVEQELANNQTFGSNQLVPQERRFDVNASDVDAKLFFASLVQNTPLSVVVHPQVTGKISLSLKAVTLSEVLQVVQDIYGYEISREGRILRVYPAGLRTETFPVNYLFMKRQGLSLTSVNSGRLSENNNNNRNGNSNNNNSNNSNNNSNNANNNGNNNGNNANGNGSSNGTFIRSSTETDFWKDLEKTLSTIVHSGENGRQVVVTPQAGLVTIRAYPDELRQVRTFLNTAESHLQRQVILEAKIIEVTLSDGFQQGIQWSKLTDTIGKGGSTRVNFGTSAPAKGIGDAISGALGGVTSLSFTGTDFSAVVNLLQTQGDVDVLSSPRVTASNNQKAVLKAGNDEYFVTNVSSNVVTTGNGGAVSQPDVELTPFFSGIALDVTPQIDDNGGVLLHVHPSVVNINEQTKSINIGSDPLVLPLAQSEIRESDTVIKAKTGDVVVIGGLMKSETSDQVSKVPLLGDIPLIGEAFTNRRKVTHKTELIILLKPTVVDESTWKTELERSKQLLDRWYPEN from the coding sequence ATGAAAGCGAATGCCTATTTAATCACTTTGTTGTCTTTAGTGCTTGTTGCATGTCAAACGACACAAAGAACTCAGCCTAGGATAGCAAAAGCAGAATTGAGCCAAGCCATCTCTGCTCAAAATAATCAGCAAAAGCCACTATCCCCACCACCGGCTTTGCCAACTGAAGTCGAGCAAGAGTTAGCCAATAATCAAACGTTTGGCTCAAATCAATTGGTACCACAAGAACGTCGATTCGATGTTAATGCTAGTGATGTTGACGCTAAATTATTCTTTGCCAGTCTGGTTCAAAACACACCATTGAGCGTGGTGGTACACCCGCAAGTAACGGGCAAAATTTCATTATCACTAAAAGCGGTGACCTTGTCGGAAGTATTGCAAGTTGTTCAAGATATCTATGGTTATGAGATCAGTCGTGAAGGCCGCATTTTACGAGTTTATCCAGCAGGCTTGAGAACGGAAACCTTCCCAGTGAACTATCTGTTTATGAAACGCCAAGGCTTATCGTTAACCTCAGTGAATTCAGGGCGTTTATCAGAAAACAATAATAATAATCGCAACGGCAATTCTAATAATAACAACTCGAATAACAGCAATAACAACAGTAACAACGCTAATAATAACGGCAATAACAATGGTAATAACGCCAATGGAAATGGCTCTTCCAACGGCACCTTTATTCGCTCTAGCACTGAAACTGATTTCTGGAAAGACTTAGAAAAAACCTTAAGTACCATAGTGCACAGTGGTGAAAATGGCCGCCAAGTTGTGGTAACGCCTCAAGCAGGATTAGTGACGATTCGCGCCTATCCTGACGAATTGCGTCAAGTTCGAACCTTTTTAAATACCGCTGAATCACATCTGCAACGCCAAGTGATCTTAGAAGCGAAAATTATCGAAGTCACACTTTCTGATGGCTTCCAGCAAGGTATTCAATGGAGCAAATTAACCGATACGATAGGTAAAGGCGGAAGTACCAGAGTGAACTTTGGCACCAGCGCTCCAGCCAAAGGTATTGGGGATGCCATCAGCGGTGCATTAGGTGGTGTGACCTCATTATCTTTCACTGGTACCGATTTCTCTGCGGTAGTGAATTTACTGCAAACTCAAGGGGATGTAGATGTACTATCAAGTCCAAGAGTAACGGCATCGAATAACCAAAAAGCAGTATTAAAAGCCGGTAACGACGAATACTTTGTCACTAATGTTTCATCCAACGTGGTGACGACTGGTAATGGTGGCGCCGTATCACAGCCTGATGTTGAATTGACGCCATTTTTCTCGGGCATCGCGTTAGATGTGACCCCACAAATTGATGATAATGGTGGCGTGTTACTTCACGTTCACCCCTCTGTTGTAAACATCAATGAGCAAACGAAAAGCATTAATATTGGAAGTGATCCATTAGTCTTGCCACTTGCGCAATCTGAAATTCGAGAATCAGATACCGTCATTAAAGCCAAAACCGGTGACGTGGTCGTAATTGGTGGCTTAATGAAATCAGAAACCAGTGATCAAGTTTCAAAAGTACCATTATTGGGTGACATTCCACTTATCGGTGAAGCTTTTACCAATCGTCGAAAAGTGACTCATAAGACAGAGTTGATTATTTTACTTAAACCCACTGTGGTTGATGAAAGCACTTGGAAAACAGAACTCGAACGTTCTAAGCAATTGCTTGATCGCTGGTATCCAGAAAACTGA
- a CDS encoding type II secretion system F family protein, with protein MPWFEYKGRDSQGNEAKGRVEAASESAVADMLLSRGTIPLQITTAKENSGFDISRLLQRQINLTELQIFTRQMYSLVKSGIPILRAIAGLAESTNSKKLKRALTAIHEQLTSGRQLSTAMNQHPDVFDSLYVSMVHVGENAGKLEEVFLQLSSYIEREQETRRRIKAAMRYPIFVMLAIGIAITILNILVIPKFTAMFSRLGADLPWATKFLIATSDAFVNHWMIMLAVLAGSIVGIKSWHSTDKGEKQWDLWKLKLPVVGSIIERSTLSRYCRSFAMMLNSGVPMTQALSLVADAVDNKYMHDQIVGMRRGVESGESMLRTSANSKLFTPLVLQMVAVGEETGRIDDLLTDAADFYEGEVDYDLKNLTAKLEPILIGIVAVMVLILALGIYLPMWDMMNAVKGG; from the coding sequence ATGCCATGGTTCGAATATAAAGGCCGTGATAGCCAAGGTAATGAAGCTAAGGGACGAGTTGAAGCAGCCTCGGAGTCAGCTGTCGCTGATATGCTGTTGTCTCGTGGCACCATTCCGTTGCAAATTACCACAGCCAAAGAAAACTCTGGTTTTGATATCAGCCGGTTACTTCAACGTCAAATTAACCTCACTGAGCTGCAAATCTTTACTCGGCAAATGTATTCGCTGGTCAAATCTGGTATTCCGATTTTACGCGCTATTGCAGGCTTGGCAGAAAGTACTAACTCCAAAAAGCTCAAACGGGCACTGACTGCCATTCACGAGCAACTTACCTCGGGAAGACAGTTATCGACAGCAATGAACCAACACCCAGATGTGTTCGATTCTTTATATGTTTCTATGGTTCATGTTGGAGAAAATGCCGGTAAGCTTGAAGAAGTCTTTCTACAGCTGTCGTCATACATTGAACGAGAGCAAGAAACCCGACGTCGTATTAAAGCGGCAATGCGTTATCCCATTTTTGTAATGCTTGCTATCGGTATTGCCATCACGATCCTAAACATCTTGGTTATTCCCAAGTTTACTGCCATGTTCAGTCGCTTAGGTGCAGACTTACCTTGGGCGACAAAATTTCTCATTGCTACCTCTGATGCCTTTGTAAACCATTGGATGATCATGCTGGCCGTATTAGCTGGCTCTATTGTCGGGATCAAATCTTGGCATAGTACAGACAAAGGTGAGAAGCAATGGGATTTGTGGAAACTTAAATTACCTGTCGTCGGCTCTATCATCGAGCGTTCAACCTTGTCTCGTTATTGTCGTAGCTTTGCGATGATGTTGAACTCAGGCGTACCCATGACACAAGCATTAAGCCTTGTGGCTGATGCGGTGGACAATAAATACATGCACGATCAAATCGTCGGTATGCGTCGAGGCGTGGAATCGGGTGAATCTATGCTAAGAACCTCAGCCAACAGTAAACTATTTACCCCTCTGGTATTACAGATGGTGGCTGTTGGCGAAGAAACTGGCCGAATTGACGATTTGCTTACCGATGCTGCTGATTTTTATGAAGGCGAAGTGGATTACGATTTAAAAAATCTAACCGCCAAGCTTGAGCCGATTTTGATTGGTATTGTAGCTGTCATGGTATTGATTCTAGCCTTGGGTATTTACTTACCTATGTGGGACATGATGAATGCAGTTAAAGGCGGTTGA
- a CDS encoding tetratricopeptide repeat protein — MSVINKMLKDLEQRQQPHDLSNVSRVQVTETEDNSWKKAIIILLSLILVLVTAACGYWVYSNQQSNLEVQPSKEVSIAKAPLKTPLQEETVKANEPKATPVAATKLESAKIPKVVEAQDKAQSKPDVAKVSVEKSVSKPIQPEPKPVLQIKEVKLTPKQLAAKFYKQAVQAQEDGELNSAIELFTKVLDLNSAFHQAREKLAALLYGKQQYSEAMQLLGDGINKYPKYSMFALLLAKVQYQVKQPIEALYSLEKIPNSSELSTQKWVQIGRIAQQQKQYSRAVEAYKQLTHIEPNQSRWWLGLAFNLDSQAEYAQASNAYKQALLSSNLSPASENYVQQRLQQLAAHSLASKKDGSAQ, encoded by the coding sequence ATGAGCGTGATTAATAAAATGCTCAAAGATCTAGAGCAAAGACAGCAGCCCCATGATTTGAGTAACGTATCCAGAGTTCAAGTTACCGAAACTGAAGATAACTCTTGGAAAAAAGCCATAATCATTCTGTTGTCTCTAATATTGGTTTTAGTCACAGCGGCTTGTGGGTATTGGGTGTATTCCAATCAACAATCTAACCTTGAAGTTCAACCTAGCAAGGAAGTGAGTATTGCCAAAGCGCCTTTAAAAACTCCTTTACAAGAAGAAACGGTAAAAGCTAATGAGCCGAAAGCAACGCCCGTTGCTGCTACAAAATTAGAATCGGCAAAAATACCAAAAGTGGTGGAAGCCCAAGATAAAGCTCAGTCAAAACCTGATGTGGCTAAAGTGAGCGTTGAAAAATCCGTTTCGAAACCGATTCAGCCAGAGCCGAAACCCGTATTGCAGATCAAAGAAGTAAAGCTAACGCCAAAGCAATTAGCGGCCAAGTTTTATAAACAAGCGGTGCAAGCACAAGAAGACGGCGAGTTAAATTCAGCCATCGAGTTGTTCACCAAAGTGTTGGATTTAAATTCCGCATTTCATCAGGCAAGAGAGAAACTAGCCGCGCTCCTATACGGAAAACAGCAATACAGTGAAGCGATGCAATTACTCGGTGATGGCATCAACAAATATCCTAAATACAGTATGTTTGCACTGTTGTTGGCTAAAGTGCAGTATCAGGTAAAACAGCCTATTGAAGCCTTATATAGCCTAGAAAAAATTCCCAACAGCAGTGAACTCTCGACTCAAAAATGGGTGCAAATAGGTCGTATTGCACAGCAGCAAAAACAATATTCTCGTGCAGTTGAAGCCTATAAGCAGCTAACACATATCGAGCCGAATCAATCTCGCTGGTGGTTAGGATTAGCGTTTAACTTAGATTCACAGGCTGAGTATGCGCAGGCCAGCAATGCTTATAAACAAGCACTGCTGAGCAGCAATTTATCACCAGCCAGTGAAAACTATGTTCAACAACGGTTACAACAGTTAGCGGCTCACTCGTTAGCTTCCAAAAAGGACGGTAGCGCCCAATGA
- a CDS encoding prepilin-type N-terminal cleavage/methylation domain-containing protein — MKQHQGFTLIELVIVIIILGILAVTAAPKFINFQGDARVSALKGVEGSLKSANAMVYSKALLVGEEKKATGSVDIGTGTNAATNYGYLQATQTELENATDLKFDAGTSPTATGTNDWIIDATTTTGQAIIWQRGAPAGCSITYTGATATANPVYSSLPSASDC; from the coding sequence ATGAAACAACATCAAGGTTTTACCTTAATAGAACTGGTCATTGTCATTATTATTTTGGGAATTTTGGCGGTGACGGCAGCCCCTAAATTTATCAATTTTCAAGGCGATGCTCGTGTGTCTGCGCTTAAGGGCGTAGAAGGCAGCTTAAAAAGTGCCAATGCTATGGTGTATTCAAAAGCACTGTTAGTCGGGGAAGAGAAAAAGGCAACGGGTAGTGTAGATATTGGTACGGGAACCAATGCGGCGACCAATTATGGTTATTTGCAAGCGACACAAACTGAACTAGAAAATGCGACAGATCTTAAGTTCGATGCAGGAACGTCTCCCACAGCAACGGGAACGAATGACTGGATAATTGACGCTACCACCACTACTGGACAAGCCATCATTTGGCAACGTGGCGCACCCGCTGGTTGCAGTATTACCTATACAGGGGCAACGGCTACTGCTAACCCTGTATACAGTAGCTTACCTTCAGCCAGTGATTGTTAA
- a CDS encoding PilW family protein, producing MIRSFKKAIGFTLIELITVIVILGIVLVGVSSFITFGTRIFVDSTSVDQVLGESRFAIQRMTRELRTALPNSVRVNTDNVSYQCIEFVPTITSTSYIQLPLTAPSNTAIVFRDDTNSKISIFQRAYVYPINANEIYITNTQNSIAAMVFGSRGTSNPPASSPSLTVTFNAPTRFKYSSPQKRIYFTNFPVTYCISGVSHKVERFERYGFNTALPTPQNRGSGSVIAQSLVNDISNASDRPFNLLPSTLQHSAIIQMNLRFEVLGQSMSYQHQVQVPNVP from the coding sequence ATGATCCGCTCCTTTAAGAAAGCCATAGGTTTTACTCTTATTGAATTAATCACAGTAATTGTGATTTTGGGTATTGTATTGGTTGGAGTCAGTAGCTTTATCACCTTTGGTACCCGAATTTTTGTAGATTCAACCAGTGTTGACCAAGTCTTAGGTGAGAGTCGTTTTGCAATTCAGCGAATGACAAGAGAGCTACGCACAGCTTTACCTAATAGTGTTCGTGTGAATACTGATAATGTCAGTTATCAATGTATTGAATTTGTACCAACTATAACCTCGACCAGTTATATCCAACTTCCGTTAACAGCACCTTCGAATACGGCAATCGTGTTTCGTGATGATACCAACAGTAAAATTAGCATTTTCCAACGCGCTTATGTGTATCCGATAAACGCTAACGAAATTTATATTACCAATACCCAAAACTCGATTGCAGCAATGGTTTTTGGAAGTAGAGGAACCAGTAATCCTCCAGCCTCATCTCCCTCTTTGACCGTTACATTTAATGCGCCTACTCGATTTAAATATTCATCGCCACAAAAACGAATCTATTTTACGAATTTTCCGGTCACCTATTGCATATCTGGGGTATCACATAAAGTCGAGCGTTTTGAACGTTATGGCTTTAATACGGCGTTGCCAACGCCTCAAAATCGAGGCTCAGGCAGTGTGATCGCTCAAAGCCTTGTAAACGATATAAGTAATGCTTCAGATAGACCCTTTAACTTGCTGCCATCCACACTGCAACACAGTGCCATTATTCAAATGAATTTAAGGTTCGAAGTGCTAGGGCAAAGTATGTCATATCAACATCAAGTACAGGTGCCGAATGTTCCATAA
- a CDS encoding prepilin-type N-terminal cleavage/methylation domain-containing protein has product MTQVSRINRSSHTTRGFTLIELIATMVLIGILAVSVAPKFFGPSSYSAYAVRSELISYLRNTQLRAMNNTDQCFRFSATSQGYQALVADKNSNGSCGVYRTFLPTNSWPSNVEVTSHLFTTPTTFYFDFLTSGALHKNGTFSQNITITITAGDAIRLQISEAGYIRGI; this is encoded by the coding sequence ATGACGCAGGTTAGCCGTATTAACAGATCATCTCACACGACCAGAGGATTTACCTTAATTGAACTGATCGCCACTATGGTGTTGATTGGTATTCTTGCTGTCAGTGTGGCCCCTAAATTTTTTGGACCCAGCAGTTACAGTGCTTATGCGGTTCGCAGCGAGTTAATCAGTTATTTACGGAATACCCAGTTACGAGCAATGAATAATACTGATCAATGCTTTCGATTTTCGGCGACCTCGCAGGGCTATCAAGCCTTAGTTGCTGATAAAAATAGCAATGGTAGTTGTGGTGTATATCGAACTTTTCTTCCAACCAATTCTTGGCCTAGTAATGTCGAAGTGACATCTCACCTTTTTACTACTCCAACAACGTTTTATTTTGATTTTTTAACCAGTGGTGCGTTACATAAAAATGGCACGTTTTCTCAGAATATTACTATAACCATAACGGCTGGGGACGCCATAAGGCTTCAGATTTCGGAGGCAGGGTACATTCGTGGGATCTAA
- a CDS encoding MSHA biogenesis protein MshP — translation MFHNNHKLINRTKQRGSMLVLGIFILTVMFLLAATLIKVSQNEDQAITIEVQGARALFAANSAIDSGLARLFPVNGGSASCNLTNPDWINSDPALAACDVTWSCQRFNVPAVGTQYKLTAKAKCGNGENRVSRTVEVMAR, via the coding sequence ATGTTCCATAACAATCATAAATTGATAAACCGAACAAAGCAGCGTGGCAGTATGCTGGTGCTGGGTATTTTTATCCTTACAGTGATGTTTTTACTGGCGGCCACCTTAATTAAGGTTTCACAAAACGAAGATCAAGCCATTACTATTGAGGTGCAAGGTGCAAGAGCTTTATTTGCAGCGAACAGCGCAATAGATTCGGGATTAGCGCGGTTATTTCCTGTTAATGGTGGTTCGGCAAGTTGTAATCTAACTAATCCTGACTGGATCAACTCTGATCCTGCACTTGCGGCATGCGATGTTACTTGGAGTTGTCAACGTTTCAATGTGCCTGCTGTTGGTACGCAATACAAGTTAACCGCCAAAGCCAAATGTGGCAATGGCGAAAACCGAGTGAGTAGAACCGTTGAAGTAATGGCGAGATAA
- a CDS encoding type II secretion system protein: MGSKFKSKQGFTLIELVVGMMVLGIGLVLMATMLYPQADRAAENIHRMRAAELAKSLMNEIWSKRYDPNSGVGGIPACGSPSGTSCSSPSSSSVKSRNSFDNLNDYNGLNQNNLMLDSNQTYAQRYPNYQLNVSVSSTNLSVSKTIVITVTTPLNEAIRFTAIRSNY, translated from the coding sequence GTGGGATCTAAATTCAAAAGTAAACAGGGCTTTACTCTGATTGAGTTAGTTGTGGGAATGATGGTACTCGGTATTGGCCTTGTACTAATGGCCACCATGTTATACCCACAAGCTGATCGTGCGGCTGAGAATATACATCGTATGAGGGCTGCGGAATTAGCTAAGTCACTGATGAATGAGATCTGGTCAAAACGTTACGATCCTAATTCTGGGGTTGGAGGTATTCCTGCTTGTGGTAGCCCTTCAGGAACAAGTTGCTCTAGTCCCTCCTCTTCAAGTGTAAAAAGCCGTAATAGCTTTGATAACTTGAATGATTATAATGGCCTAAACCAAAACAATTTGATGTTAGATTCCAATCAAACTTACGCTCAGCGTTATCCTAATTATCAATTAAATGTTTCGGTGAGTTCTACTAATCTAAGTGTATCTAAGACGATTGTGATCACTGTTACAACACCACTGAATGAAGCCATTCGGTTTACTGCGATTAGGAGCAATTATTGA
- a CDS encoding type II secretion system protein has protein sequence MKQKQQGFTLIELVVVIIILGILAVTAAPKFIDLQEDARKSTLQGVQAALQGANQLLNSKAQIQRKAGKANQDITVDGGTVTASFGYLNSVDDTAKVKANLEKVMDMTFATATAGTAVSGNEFGVIYKSATSFFIIPQGKKDSDNCRLEYVPATASTAPTYTVKSTDC, from the coding sequence ATGAAACAAAAACAACAAGGATTCACACTAATCGAATTAGTGGTCGTAATCATTATTTTGGGTATTTTGGCGGTAACTGCAGCGCCTAAGTTTATTGATTTACAAGAAGATGCTAGAAAGTCGACATTACAAGGTGTCCAAGCTGCGCTGCAAGGTGCAAATCAACTGCTTAATTCAAAAGCACAAATACAACGGAAGGCTGGTAAAGCTAATCAAGATATCACCGTTGATGGTGGAACCGTAACCGCTAGCTTTGGTTACCTTAACTCGGTAGATGACACTGCTAAAGTTAAAGCAAATCTTGAAAAAGTTATGGATATGACTTTTGCAACAGCAACAGCAGGTACTGCAGTTAGTGGTAACGAATTTGGTGTTATTTATAAGAGTGCAACTTCTTTTTTCATTATTCCTCAAGGTAAAAAAGACTCTGACAACTGTCGCTTAGAATACGTTCCTGCAACAGCCTCAACAGCACCTACCTATACAGTTAAATCTACAGACTGCTAA
- a CDS encoding ExeA family protein, which translates to MYLQHFGLTELPFSLTPNTSYFVELGPHLEAMQVLQTALQMGEGFIKVVGEVGSGKTLLCRKLMNELPDDFQCAYIPNPYLTPSELNWALAAELEIEAQSEVNQATLNSLIQNRLIELAAAGKTVVLVLDEAQAIPDDTLEALRLFTNLETEQRKLLRFVLFGQPELDQRLKQDKFRQLRQRISFSYDLRLLTENEVNNYIQKRLRVAGLTGASPVSDKVAKSITKAARGTPRLVNILVHKALLLAYGEGKHIVTQSHIKTAVQDTDDTQWAGWRSKWIAVLIAMTLLIGVSASLWLSGGPS; encoded by the coding sequence ATGTATTTACAGCATTTCGGTCTTACAGAGCTGCCATTCAGCTTAACCCCAAATACCAGTTACTTTGTTGAACTGGGGCCTCACCTTGAAGCCATGCAAGTGCTACAAACAGCACTACAAATGGGTGAAGGCTTTATTAAAGTTGTGGGTGAAGTCGGCAGTGGTAAGACCCTGTTGTGCCGTAAATTGATGAATGAGCTGCCAGACGATTTTCAGTGCGCTTATATCCCCAATCCTTATTTAACGCCAAGTGAACTCAATTGGGCTTTGGCTGCCGAACTGGAAATAGAAGCGCAATCAGAAGTTAATCAAGCCACCCTAAACAGCTTGATCCAAAATCGTCTTATCGAATTAGCTGCTGCTGGAAAAACGGTCGTGCTTGTGCTGGATGAAGCGCAAGCGATTCCTGATGACACATTAGAAGCCTTGCGTTTATTTACCAATTTAGAAACAGAGCAAAGAAAGTTATTACGCTTCGTCCTCTTTGGTCAGCCAGAATTAGATCAGCGTTTAAAGCAGGATAAATTCCGACAATTAAGGCAGAGGATCAGTTTTAGCTACGATCTGAGATTACTGACCGAAAATGAGGTCAATAACTACATTCAAAAGCGATTACGCGTGGCTGGGTTAACTGGCGCAAGTCCTGTGAGTGATAAGGTGGCGAAGTCCATCACTAAAGCGGCCAGAGGCACACCAAGACTGGTGAATATTTTGGTTCACAAAGCCCTTTTACTGGCCTATGGCGAAGGTAAGCACATCGTTACTCAATCTCATATCAAGACCGCAGTGCAAGATACAGATGATACCCAATGGGCAGGTTGGCGATCAAAGTGGATTGCAGTATTGATCGCAATGACATTGCTGATAGGTGTATCAGCAAGCTTATGGTTAAGCGGAGGTCCGTCATGA
- a CDS encoding pilus assembly FimT family protein translates to MKKQNGFTLIELVVVIIILGILAVTAAPKFLNFQSDALKSTVSGLEGALKSADSLVYSKSVIAGNDGTAKSSTNGPEVTLPGNKKVALNYGHPTPVWSGSLENALDINAAASGTTTDWLFKVVASENAIYFYPQGQKDPKASSDAGKCFVKYTNGLSAKGSASVTKDVSACL, encoded by the coding sequence ATGAAAAAACAAAATGGTTTTACTCTAATTGAGCTAGTGGTAGTTATTATTATTCTTGGTATTTTAGCTGTAACTGCAGCTCCAAAGTTCCTTAATTTTCAATCTGATGCTTTGAAGTCAACGGTTTCTGGATTAGAAGGGGCTTTAAAGTCTGCTGATAGTTTAGTATATTCAAAATCAGTCATTGCTGGTAATGATGGAACAGCAAAAAGCTCGACGAATGGACCAGAAGTTACTTTACCTGGAAACAAGAAAGTAGCGTTAAATTATGGTCATCCAACTCCTGTTTGGAGTGGTTCTCTAGAAAATGCATTAGATATAAACGCTGCTGCAAGTGGAACGACTACTGATTGGCTTTTTAAGGTAGTAGCTTCTGAAAATGCTATTTATTTTTACCCTCAAGGTCAAAAAGATCCTAAAGCAAGTTCTGATGCTGGAAAGTGTTTTGTGAAGTATACAAATGGCCTTTCGGCAAAAGGCAGTGCTTCAGTGACGAAAGATGTAAGTGCTTGCTTATAG